The window GTTTGCCCGCCAATGCGGTGATTACTTCGCCAAGTGTCAGGGAAAATGCATGGGCGAGGCATTCTTCGACGCGAGGTCGCGTGATCAGATCTCTACGCGGGAGATCGGACATTGCGAGAATGATGCTCAAGCCGCGATGGAGGACTTCGCTGTGGTAGTAGGCGAGGCCAAAGCGTGCGTACATTTCACGCACGAGTTCATCGGTTGGCTCATTGGGAACGACCATCACTGTGTTGTCTCCTCATGCACCGAACGGGCTGCGGATCAGCGGCGGGAGAGGCGGCGAGCTTGCTCGCAAGGCCTACCGACCGCTGCATGCGCATGATGGCCGGCGCGCAGCGACGGACAGAATGCGGATGGAAATCCGCAGCCCGATGGCGCGGCGCTGAGCGCCTCCAGCTATCAAAATCTCATTTAGATATTCATCATTCATAAATTCCTAACTCGCGAAGCGTCCGCCCCAACGATTGAACTCACTGGTTTTTATGTAGCGCAGCGGAGTAAAAATCCAGTGCAGTGATTTGTTATGTGTTTTATTACTATTCAGATTTATTCAAAATTTTTAATATTGGGGCCTCTGAATTACCTTTAGGTATTATAAGTCTATCATTTCCTTTAATAACAACTCTATCTAAATCATTTTCGCCAATTTCCCAAGCCTCTTTTATTATCAAAGTTGTCTTTAGTATACTACTGTCGAAGAACGGTTTGATTTCATTGCCACTATGAGAAAGTTTTGCAGGATACAGCTTATATTTCTTCATAGTATTAAAAAGCCCTATCAAATTATTCAAGTTTTCAGGGCTATTTGGATTCATTTCATGAATTCTTGATGCTACAGCAAAAAAATTCTGGTTTGATTGAAGTAAATTATTGGTTTCTATGTTTGCACTTATATGAACTCGATACCAATAGGGGTTACTCTCATCAACTCCTTTAATTATTGTAATTCTAATCAAATCTAATTTATCTTCTCTGCCGAACTTATTAATCCATTTGTCAAATATTTTTCGACCTGCATCAGCATTTTCGTAAGTTAGAATTATTCCTAACCCTTCCTGTGGACGCAACAAAAATCCAAATCCATTCCATTTGGCTTTATCCCACAAAGGCACATCAATAACGGAATGTATCTTTATTTCGTCATGCCTGGCCTTATCAATATCCTTTTTATGAAAGTCTTTTTCCACCTTTTTAATATCGTAATTGTAGGAAATAGGAACTTTCCGTTTAAAGATATATTCCTTTGGTTTTACATATTTTTTCCACTCATAAAATAATAATTTGGGCGCCTCTCCCAATAAATTTATGATAAAATTTCTATGCTCAATAATTAAAGATAAACGTTCGTGGATTTCTTCCTTTTTAAATAAATTTGATACAAAATGTTCAATGTCTTTTGCTATAAAATGTTTTACAAGAATATCAGTGATTATTTTCAAAATTGAATCCCAAATAAGACTTCTATTCTCCATTTTAATATTAAAACTGTTTACAGATATATTATATTCATCATCCAATTCATTATACTCATATTCTAGGCCATTAATTTCTTTAACGCTTCTAAGATTGATAGTGACATTCTCGGTATATGACATAAGTTCGTTCATTGAAGTAGCAAAGAAACCTTCTAAGAAAGCAAGTAATGTTTCAGCCGCTAATAATATTTCTATATCTTTTGAAAATTTGATCAGAAAATTGCACCCAAGAATGTTTGAAGACAAATGAAGTTCATCTTCTGACATAAAAATAGTTTGGTGTAACATTTGCTCAACAAATGGTTGATTTGCAATTATTTTAAAAAATCGATCCAAGTCTTGCTCATTATTTATATCATCATAATCATCTATTATTTTATCTATATGACCTAATTTATACAAAACTGTATTATACGATGAATACAACTCTAATTTTTCCAATAAATCTGGCAGATACTGAAGCTCTTCTATATGTGCCGTGTCTGTGTGTAGAATTCTTGTTGAAAGACAACCATCAATCAATGCATCAAAAGGAATATCCTCTTTATTTTCACTCTCGATATTTCTTGCACGATTCAATATAGAAAGTGTTTCATACCAAGTGAATAATGAAGGTAATCTCCCTATGAAAAGTTCATTCTTAATAATTTCTTCGAGGCTTTGATAGATTCTCTTGTTTAGATTTCCACTTTCAGATATAGATCTAAATGAAAGAGCGCAGACAGAGATGTAGCAATTATTCGAGGCCCAGATTAACCCTAATTCTCTGTAAGCCATACCTAATCCGAGCAAAACAAGACACATTCCATCTTTTGATTCTTCTTTTGCAAGCTTCATTACTGCTTTGCCAAAATAGACAATACTTTCCTTGTAGTACTTTGCATTTAATTTTTGAACGCCTCTCCTAACAAATATCTCACCGGATGCTAATTCAGAATATCTCTTTTCTGATAGCTCTGCCAGATTGTCGATCAACTTATCATATTCTGTATCGTCTGGGAAAATGCCACCAAATTCTTCAATGATTTGCTTAGTACTTTCGAAAGGATAATCTATAAATGATCTACTTTGCAGTAGAATATCTGAGAGTGTTCTGAAATAATCGGTAGGATTTTCTCTTTTATGAATGCAATGTGTTAATTCCAGTAATGTTTTATAAGTTTTAGCCGTTAATGCGGAATTTGGTTTTTGATCATAATTTTCAAATTCTGATAAGATATTTATTATTTCGACCCTCTCGTATTCAATATTAATTTCATAATCGGTCAGAGTACAAATTGCATTCAAAGATAGAGCATTTAATAGGTTAAAAAGATTGAAATATAGTTCAACATTAGAGATATCGGGATTTTTCGATACATATTTTTTTAGACTTTTGAAGTCTTCGACAAAAAGAGGGTAGTCATCATACCAATTCAAATATGTCCAAGCTCTTTGATAGTATATCCTTATCCATTGCTTGGGATTGTTAACCTTCTTACAAAAACGAAAAGCTCTGTCAAACTTTCCTTCAACCTCATCTCGCGGCTTTTCCAGCATTCTTGATAATATTGCCGTTTCAAGTGCATCTTCTACTAATTGAAAGTCATACTCAAAATATCTATCTGGGTTTGTTATATTCTGTTCAAGTTTTTCAAGTTCTTCCAATCTAAAGGAATCGTTTGCTCCGAGTTGTTTTTCTTTGCTTTTGTAGGTATTTGAAAGATTTAAAGAATCGACAGCAACATCAGTAATGTCGTTATTGTAAATATGTTCTAAAATCCACTCCCCATCAATTATAACGACTTCAATATCAAATTTTTTTCCAAACTCATCTTGGGCATCTTTTTTCTTTTTACTTGAAACCAATTGATTAGTCATAAAATATACACGAGTATAGTCTCGTTTAGTTTCAACTATTTTTTTTATGTCTCCTTTAGCTTTTCCTTTCCATGCTTTTTTAGCACTGATTGCAAAACCCCATTTTTCATCTTTATTCCATCCATTTTCTGGTACAAACCATCTGTCAGAAATTAGTGGTGAAACGGGATAAGTTTCAGAATCTGTTTTGCCATCACCACCACCCGTCGGACCAACCTGCGGAACCAAATTAGGAGTTATGAATTTTTCTGCGAGCCTTCTACATAATGTCTCAAACTCATCTTGTTTCTGATTTGTTGATATTTTACTTAATTCGTATGCTAAAACTTCTCTGGGTAATACGGCTTCATCAATAATTTTAGAGTCTGAAAAATACTCAGGTCTCCTCATTTTATAGAATTCAGATAGTTTCACTTATTACCTCGATTTTCCACACATAACTACTATATATATTGTTTCTTCATAATAAACTTTTATCTTCCAAACTGTCTATATATACCTCGGAGTTATTTCCTTATTCCCACCGTAACAGTCTATTCAGCCAAAACTTACAATATTATTCCTTTTCAATTAAAGGTGATATGAAGTTTATCGATAATACCTTGTCTCCTTTTATGCCTCTGCTACAGTGTATCCACAGGACTACGGACACCCTTGCCCCCTCGATTCAATACATGGGTGTAGATCATCGTCGTTCTAACATCTTTGTGTCCTAATAATTCCTGAACCGTCCGGATGTCATACCCGGACTCTAGCAGGTGTGTGGCAAATGAATGACGCAGGGTGTGGCAGGTAGCATGCTTATTTATCCCTGATTTTAGCGATGCTTCACGTACTTCCTTCTGGATGAGGGATTCGTGCTTATGATGGCGCCCCTGTTCACCGGTGCGTGGATCTGTCCATCTATGCTCCTGGGGAAATACAAACTGCCATTTCCACTCAGTTGCCGCATTAGCGTACTTTTTTCCAAGAGCATAAGGCATGGCTACTCGCCCGTATCCCTCAGCAATATCACGCTGGTGGATACGGCGCACTTGCTCCAGATGTCTTTGAATATCTAGAAAAGCAATAACCCCTGCTATGGTTGTGGTAAAACACACCCATGGAGAAGGGGTAAGATTTCATCCTCATCTCCACACCCTGCCCGCAGCAGGCGGCTGGGATGAAGAGAGAGCCTGGCGCCCCCTGCCCTCCTGCAACCATAGCGTGCTTCGTGAACTTTTCCAGATAGAGGTCTTCCGCTTCCTGAGAGAGCGGGAACTCCTGAGCAGGGAACGTATGGAAATGATCCTCTCGCCAAAGCCATTCGGGGTTTAATGTTCATATCTCAGAAGCGATCCAGGCAGGTGACAAAGAGGCACTCACCCGGGTTGCCAGATATATGATGAGGAGCCCCGTAGTAATCTCACGACTAATCTATCACAGAGAAGCACAGAAGGTGAGGATTAAAAAGCGTAATACCGCTGGCAGTGATGAGATCGTCCTGGATGTACTTTATTTTATCGCCAGGCTTTCGGCCGCAAATCCCGGATCCCCATGAGAGGATTGTCTTATACTACGGCCCATACTCGAACGCCTTCGGCAGGCGCAGGGTGTTGGGAAGTAAAGAAGAGCTGACACCGCCGGCAAAAGGCTTCTCGAGATCAGGTGAGAGTGAATACAGCAAGTCAAGACAGTTGCGCTGGGCTAAGCTGATAGCTAAAGTCTGGAAAAAGGACCCCCTTCTCTGCAAAAAATGCTGAGGGGAAAATGAGGATTATTTCATTTATCACCGATCCGGCGGTAATTGATAAGATCCTGCGGACGCTTTGGCTGGAATTATTGCGATCAACCTCCTCCCCGTTATCATCCTCCATCCCAGCTCTGCAGTTCGCCGCTCTGCTGAAACCGTGCAGTTCAGTGTAAAACGTGTTATTTCCTGAGAGGAATCAGGCTAAATATATTCTGATTCGGCCTTATCCCCCCCAAACTACAGCAAATTCTGCTTTAAGAACCCGGAGCACGGCCAAATTAAACCTCTCATATTATGAATAATTTTTTCCGTATCCCCTTAAAAAACATGCCCCAGCGTAGAAAACGGCTGTCACAATGCATGTGACAGCCGTTTAGTATCGATCTCATATATCTGCAGTCAGTTACAATCGACCGGCTGCAATTCACAGCTAACTATCGATTCAGCCCATACAATCCCTGAATGATTTCCCGGGGAGTCACATTAGGGGCAGCATCATCCTCTTTACCGACCGATTTGACCTTTGCGGTTACGGTTGGATCTACGTATACTCTTGTATAGTCATAACCCGAATGGCTGTAGAGATAACCATTAGTTAATTCCCCCGTCCAGTTGCCATTGTAATTAGCCGGGTCGGGGCCGCACGTCGATAAAACGTAAACATAAAAGTAGTCTACGTTCTCGCCGGTGAATTCCGCCGGTACCGTATAGGTGGTATCTCTGGTGTATGTGTTATTATATTCCCACGACCCTGTGTATAGTTCTGTTCTAATAGCGTAATATTCAGCATTCTCAACCTTATTCCAGACAACTTTAACCGTCGCCGATGTATCCACTGTTGTTCCGCTTGCCGGCGTTATTATTTCAGGTTCGTCATCATCATAATCCAGTATCTTGATATTACATGAACTGCTGAGCCCGCTTCCATACATCGAAACGCGCACACTGTCGCCTGACTCGTAATCCGAAGGATCTTTACCTTCGTAGTAATATGCGTACCAGTACGGGTCAGCATAAGACCACCAATAGCTTTCATCCACATCGACCAGAGCCGTGTCAACCTTAATGGAGTCAATATCCGGATACCCTCCGCCTTGAACATGCATGTAAACGCCAAAATACAAACCATTCCCGGAATAAGTGTAAATCTCACCATTTGTAAATGTAGCCGGCCCAGATGTCGGCCCCGCGACTTCATCATCATCGCCGCAGCCGACGATAAACAGCGCCGCCATTACTACTAAAACCAAAAAAACTAACCGATTTTTAAGCATAACAACCCCTTCCCTTATCTAAGGTTCAATCTTCCAAGAACTCCTGATTATTTTATTTTTTTTCTATGGTTCATGTCAACATAAATGTGAATTTTGGAGTTTCCCCATTTTTCTAAGGGGAAGTGAGGTTTGTCTGAATAACAATTTCAACTACCCCGGGATTTTTATAAACAAACTCTCTCTACTCGGCGCGCGCGTTAACCTACCCGCAATCTCACGCAGAAAAGACTTTCCCGGCACAAAAAAACAGAGTAGTATCTTCTTCTGTAAGGGGGAGCTATGACGCGCCGCAGGCGGACAATAATAATACTCTGCATTATAACCTTCGTACTTGTATCCGGGATAATTCTTACCGGGATATGGCTTGAAACCCGCGATTTCCGTGATAATTTTTCCGCTATGCGGGGAGAGCTGGGGGAAATCGAAGAACTGGGGAAAGTGAGAAAAAACGGGTATACCTCGAAGTCAGTCGGAGCTCTAAGCAGCACCGGCATACCTTTCTCGGCAAGGATCAAAGTGCCGGAAAGAAGAAATAATCCTCTTGCCGCTTTGATAATACTGGGGGGACTAAGAACAGGCAAAGATATTGTGGATTATATGCAAGGAACCCCCGGGATGATTATAATGGCGATCGATTACCCGTATGAAGGGAAAAAGGAAGATCTTTCCGCAATCGAGTTTATGCTGGCCCTTTCAGATATTCGCAAAGCCGTACTGGAGACGCCTCCCGCTGTAATGCTGGGAGTAGATTATCTTCTCTCAAGAGATGACGTGGACCCTGAGATGATCACTCTGATAGGCGGAAGTCTCGGGGCTTTCTTCGTTCCTGCCGTTATGGCTTCAGACCCTAGGATAGACGCCGCGGCGATTCTATTCGGCGCGGGAGATCTTAAAGAACTGATAAAGAACGAAATAGACCTGCCCTTTCCCCTGCCCTGCCTGGGTTCCTCTATAGCCTCTGTTCTCGTCTCTCCGGTTGAGCCGCTGAAGTATGTTGCCGGCATATCCCCCCGGCCCCTTTT of the Candidatus Krumholzibacteriota bacterium genome contains:
- a CDS encoding prolyl oligopeptidase family serine peptidase, whose translation is MTRRRRTIIILCIITFVLVSGIILTGIWLETRDFRDNFSAMRGELGEIEELGKVRKNGYTSKSVGALSSTGIPFSARIKVPERRNNPLAALIILGGLRTGKDIVDYMQGTPGMIIMAIDYPYEGKKEDLSAIEFMLALSDIRKAVLETPPAVMLGVDYLLSRDDVDPEMITLIGGSLGAFFVPAVMASDPRIDAAAILFGAGDLKELIKNEIDLPFPLPCLGSSIASVLVSPVEPLKYVAGISPRPLLILNGKADPRIPAELAMKLHDAAGEPKTVAWIDCGHMDVKSEEFNEKVVREVLGWLQK
- a CDS encoding transposase, producing MVVVKHTHGEGVRFHPHLHTLPAAGGWDEERAWRPLPSCNHSVLRELFQIEVFRFLRERELLSRERMEMILSPKPFGV